In Dama dama isolate Ldn47 chromosome 20, ASM3311817v1, whole genome shotgun sequence, a single window of DNA contains:
- the TRAPPC3 gene encoding trafficking protein particle complex subunit 3: MSRQANRGTESKKMSSELFTLTYGALVTQLCKDYENDEDVNKQLDKMGYNIGVRLIEDFLARSNVGRCHDFRETADVIAKVAFKMYLGITPSITNWSPAGDEFSLILENNPLVDFVELPDNHSSLIYSNLLCGVLRGALEMVQMAVEAKFVQDTLKGDGVTEIRMRFIRRIEDNLPAGEE, encoded by the exons AGCTCTGAGCTCTTCACCCTGACCTATGGGGCTCTAGTTACCCAGCTCTGCAAGGACtatgaaaatgatgaagatgTGAATAAACAGCTGGACAAAAT GGGCTATAACATTGGAGTCCGACTGATTGAAGATTTCTTGGCACGGTCAAACGTCGGGAGGTGCCATGACTTTCGGGAAACTGCAGATGTCATCGCCAAG GTGGCATTCAAGATGTACTTGGGCATCACTCCAAGCATCACCAATTGGAGCCCAGCTGGTGACGAATTCTCCctcattttggaaaataatccCTTGGTGGACTTCGTGGAACTTCCTGATAACCACTCATCCCTTATTTATTCCAATCTCTTGTGCGGGGTGTTGCGAGGAGCCTTggagatg GTCCAGATGGCTGTGGAAGCCAAATTTGTCCAGGACACTCTGAAAGGAGATGGTGTGACAGAAATCCGGATGAGGTTCATCAGGCGGATTGAGGACAACCTCCCAGCTGGAGAGGAATGA